The Lacipirellula parvula genome window below encodes:
- a CDS encoding arylsulfatase B — protein sequence MKRTSLLVASLVVLSLTAPIAAAADAPPNVVYFLVDDLGRNDCGFMGGKEIKTPQIDELAAAGAKLDAYYVQPVCSPTRAALLTGRYPMRHGLQVGVVKPWAKHGLPLDERTIADDLKAAGYATGIFGKWHLGHFSKEYLPMQRGFTRQYGHYNGALDYFTHERDGGFDWHSDGKTCRDEGYSTALIGEKAAEFVAQNAGKRPFFAYVPFNAVHSPYQPPKGGVDAYPELKGQRRNYAAMLTATDAAIGEVVAAVVKAGVRDNTIFIFSSDNGGPSPGRITDNGAYRGGKGGLYEGGVRVAAFATWPGHIKPGSTITEPLHAVDWRPTLDKLCGAKPTSDQPLDGLDVSSTLTAGARSPHKAILLNTTASASAIRAGDWKLIVRAATALPNGKGKKGKRAQRLGQEETELFNLTDDPYEQKNLAAEEPAKVAELREQLDRFAKEAVPPQAMPRPASYKAPAIWGDFGG from the coding sequence ATGAAACGCACGTCACTGCTCGTCGCTTCGCTGGTAGTTCTGTCGCTGACGGCGCCAATCGCCGCAGCGGCTGACGCGCCGCCCAACGTCGTCTACTTCCTCGTCGATGATCTCGGTCGCAACGACTGCGGGTTCATGGGCGGCAAAGAAATCAAGACGCCGCAAATCGACGAACTGGCCGCTGCCGGCGCGAAGCTCGACGCCTACTATGTGCAACCAGTTTGCAGCCCGACCCGTGCAGCGCTGCTGACTGGCCGATATCCGATGCGACACGGCTTGCAGGTCGGCGTCGTAAAACCGTGGGCAAAGCACGGACTGCCGCTCGACGAACGCACGATCGCCGACGACCTCAAAGCGGCCGGTTACGCGACCGGTATCTTCGGTAAATGGCATCTCGGCCATTTCTCTAAAGAGTATCTGCCGATGCAGCGCGGCTTCACGCGGCAGTACGGCCACTACAACGGCGCGCTCGATTACTTCACACACGAGCGCGACGGCGGGTTCGATTGGCACAGCGATGGGAAAACCTGTCGCGACGAAGGCTACTCGACCGCGCTTATCGGCGAGAAGGCGGCGGAGTTCGTCGCGCAGAACGCCGGCAAGCGGCCCTTCTTCGCGTACGTACCGTTCAATGCGGTTCACTCGCCTTACCAACCGCCGAAAGGGGGAGTGGATGCCTATCCGGAACTTAAGGGCCAGCGGCGCAACTACGCCGCGATGCTGACCGCCACTGATGCGGCGATCGGCGAAGTCGTCGCCGCCGTCGTTAAGGCGGGCGTCCGCGACAACACGATCTTCATTTTCTCCAGCGACAACGGCGGCCCCAGCCCCGGCCGCATCACCGACAACGGCGCTTACCGCGGCGGCAAGGGAGGCCTGTACGAAGGCGGCGTCCGCGTCGCCGCGTTCGCGACTTGGCCGGGGCACATTAAACCAGGTTCGACGATCACGGAACCGCTCCACGCCGTCGACTGGCGGCCGACGCTCGATAAGCTCTGCGGCGCCAAGCCGACGAGCGACCAGCCGCTCGATGGCCTCGATGTTTCTTCAACGCTCACGGCCGGCGCTCGGTCGCCGCACAAGGCGATCTTGTTGAACACCACGGCATCGGCCAGCGCGATCCGCGCGGGGGATTGGAAGTTGATCGTCCGCGCTGCAACCGCGCTGCCGAACGGCAAAGGGAAAAAGGGCAAGCGAGCCCAGCGCCTCGGCCAAGAGGAAACGGAACTCTTCAATCTGACCGACGACCCCTACGAGCAAAAGAACCTCGCGGCAGAAGAGCCCGCGAAGGTCGCGGAACTGCGCGAGCAACTAGATCGATTCGCGAAAGAAGCTGTCCCGCCGCAAGCGATGCCGAGGCCCGCGTCATACAAGGCGCCGGCAATTTGGGGCGACTTCGGCGGATGA
- a CDS encoding DUF1501 domain-containing protein: MSFLNELRTNVSRRYFLSQGSHLLGGAALASLAGKAFGSTAAAPAPGHGLHLPAKAKHVIYLHMVGGPPQMDLYDYKPVMKDWFDKDLPESVRMGQRLTTMTSGQTRFPIAPSRYKFERCGQSGAWVGELMPWMKKQTDDVLFMRSMQTDAINHEPAITFIQTGNQVTGRPCLGSWASYGLGSLNDDLPTFVVMVARPTNTEQVQAISARLWSSGFLPGEHAGVSFRTAGDPILYINDPPGVSRDVRRTTLDGLKTLNEMNYRQLGDPQTHTRIQQYELAFRMQSSVPEMTDLKTESESTFALYGEAAKTPGTFANTALLARRMVERGVRFVQIYHNNWDTHANVAGRLPDQCRDVDQPCYGLIQDLKQRGLLDETLIIWGGEFGRTIYSQGGLSDQNYGRDHHPRCFTMWMAGGGVNAGTVYGETDDFSYNIVKDPLPVRDLHATILHQLGFDHERFTVKHQGLDQKLTGVLPARVVPELIA, from the coding sequence ATGAGTTTTCTGAACGAACTGCGGACGAACGTTAGCCGCCGTTATTTCCTGTCGCAAGGTTCGCACTTGCTCGGCGGCGCCGCGCTCGCCTCGCTCGCAGGAAAGGCGTTTGGTTCGACGGCGGCAGCGCCCGCGCCAGGGCATGGCCTGCATCTGCCTGCGAAGGCGAAGCATGTCATCTATCTGCATATGGTCGGCGGTCCGCCGCAGATGGATCTGTACGACTACAAGCCAGTGATGAAGGACTGGTTCGACAAGGACCTGCCCGAGTCGGTCCGCATGGGCCAACGGCTGACGACGATGACCAGCGGGCAAACGCGGTTTCCGATCGCCCCGTCACGGTACAAGTTCGAGCGCTGCGGCCAATCGGGCGCGTGGGTCGGCGAGCTGATGCCGTGGATGAAGAAGCAAACCGACGACGTGCTGTTCATGCGCAGCATGCAGACCGACGCCATCAACCACGAGCCCGCGATCACGTTCATCCAAACCGGCAACCAGGTGACCGGCCGTCCCTGCCTCGGCTCATGGGCGTCGTACGGCCTTGGTTCGCTGAACGACGACTTGCCGACGTTCGTGGTGATGGTCGCGCGGCCCACGAACACCGAACAAGTGCAGGCGATCTCCGCACGACTCTGGTCCAGCGGCTTTCTGCCGGGCGAACATGCCGGGGTGAGCTTCCGCACAGCCGGCGATCCAATTCTTTACATCAACGATCCGCCGGGAGTGAGTCGCGACGTCCGCCGGACGACGCTCGACGGGTTGAAGACGCTGAACGAAATGAACTATCGCCAACTCGGCGATCCGCAGACGCACACGCGCATCCAGCAATATGAGCTTGCCTTCCGGATGCAGTCGAGCGTGCCCGAGATGACCGATCTGAAGACCGAATCAGAGTCGACGTTCGCCCTGTACGGCGAAGCGGCGAAGACGCCCGGCACGTTCGCGAACACCGCCCTGCTCGCCCGTCGCATGGTCGAACGCGGCGTCCGCTTCGTGCAGATCTACCACAACAACTGGGACACGCATGCGAACGTCGCCGGCCGGCTACCGGACCAATGCCGCGACGTCGATCAACCTTGCTACGGCCTCATCCAGGATCTGAAGCAACGGGGGCTGCTCGACGAAACGCTGATCATTTGGGGCGGCGAGTTCGGCCGTACCATTTACTCGCAAGGCGGACTCTCCGACCAGAACTACGGCCGCGACCATCATCCCCGCTGCTTCACCATGTGGATGGCGGGCGGCGGCGTGAACGCCGGAACCGTCTATGGCGAGACCGACGACTTCTCCTACAACATCGTGAAGGATCCGCTGCCGGTCCGCGACCTCCACGCGACGATCCTACACCAACTCGGCTTCGATCACGAACGCTTCACCGTGAAGCATCAAGGGCTCGATCAGAAGCTAACCGGCGTCCTGCCGGCGCGAGTGGTGCCGGAACTGATTGCGTAA
- a CDS encoding DUF1553 domain-containing protein: protein MSVRSHFQRSHWPLGRHAWALAFGWMMLAAASHAAEAPLEYNRDVRPILIDACISCHGPDSASRQAGLRLDRQADAVEAAAIVPGDPDSSEMIRRILSEDESEVMPPPETKKHLTDEQKATLVRWIEEGAEYEAHWSLITPTRPTPPTTAQQADWIRNPIDAFVLAKLQAAGLAPALEADRRTLARRVALDLTGLPPAPEQVEEFIADESTDAYEKYVDRLLASPKWGEHRGRYWLDAARYGDTHGIHIDNYREMWSYRDWVIKAFNKNMPFDQFTIENLAGDLLPKRSLDQQIGSGFNRCNITTSEGGAIDEEYAVLYTRDRTDTTAQVWLGLTAGCAVCHDHKFDPLSQREFYAMSAFFNNTTQAPMDGNVKDTPPIVMVPLEADLPRWDELQGLVPAAEQAVAARRDGARPAFDEWLAKSKREDAECWIPSSGLHLLAPLNDGGDEVSYTLDGQKTSVPRNATVEWRDGKTGAKAAYLNQGSALEVAKAGDFEGDRPFSTAAWVKLPGNDASGSIVARMDDGKDYRGWDMWVEGRRVGAHIVHKWPENALKAVTSEALPADVWVHVAVTYDGSRKASGIQVYVNGELKPTNVQADSLTETIHTEVPLKVGQRHVTSPLSGVSIEDVRLYDRALSPSEATALANASLFASLVAAPADKRDAASADALFGWWLANVDDDGKRLAAERDALTRERNDIQARGTITHVMQERGEMAKAYILNRGEYDQRLDEVQPDTPAFLPSFPADLPRNRLGFAQWLIRADHPLTARVTVNRFWQEVFGQGLVRSVGDFGVSGELPSHPELLDWLAVDFRESGWDVKRFFKQMVMSSAYRQSALTSPEKLELDPDNRLLSRGPRFRMDAEMVRDYALAASGLLSPKIGGPSVKPYQPPGVWEAVAMIGSNTRDYQQDTGEALYRRSMYTFWKRSAPPASMDIFNAPNREHCTVVRERTNTPLQALVTLNDPQYVEAARQLAQRALLEAAPSFKHRLSFVASRLLARQFTPEEQTVIEQSLDQLAEFYAANAAEAEQLLKVGETKADAKVPQAELAAWTMVVNELMNLDETLNK from the coding sequence ATGTCCGTCCGCTCGCATTTTCAACGCAGCCATTGGCCGCTGGGGCGTCACGCGTGGGCGCTAGCGTTCGGTTGGATGATGCTGGCCGCAGCCAGCCACGCTGCGGAAGCGCCGCTGGAATACAACCGCGACGTGCGGCCGATCTTGATCGACGCCTGCATCTCGTGCCACGGCCCCGATAGCGCCTCGCGGCAAGCGGGCCTGCGGCTCGACCGCCAGGCCGACGCCGTCGAGGCGGCGGCAATCGTCCCGGGCGATCCCGATTCCAGCGAAATGATTCGCCGCATCCTCAGCGAGGATGAATCGGAGGTCATGCCTCCGCCGGAAACGAAGAAACATCTCACCGACGAACAGAAGGCGACGCTCGTTCGCTGGATCGAGGAAGGCGCCGAGTACGAGGCCCATTGGTCGCTAATCACCCCGACGCGGCCGACTCCCCCGACCACGGCACAGCAAGCGGACTGGATTCGCAATCCCATCGATGCGTTTGTGCTCGCCAAGCTGCAGGCGGCAGGACTTGCACCAGCTCTCGAAGCCGATCGCCGCACGCTCGCTCGTCGCGTCGCGCTCGACCTCACCGGTTTGCCGCCAGCTCCTGAGCAAGTTGAAGAGTTCATCGCCGATGAATCGACCGACGCCTACGAAAAGTACGTCGACCGGTTGCTCGCCTCGCCGAAGTGGGGCGAACATCGCGGCCGCTACTGGCTCGACGCGGCTCGCTACGGCGACACGCATGGCATCCACATCGACAACTATCGCGAGATGTGGTCGTACCGCGATTGGGTGATCAAGGCGTTCAACAAGAACATGCCGTTCGATCAGTTTACGATCGAGAACCTCGCCGGCGATTTGCTGCCCAAACGCTCGCTCGATCAGCAGATCGGTTCCGGATTTAATCGCTGCAACATTACGACCAGCGAAGGTGGCGCCATCGACGAAGAGTACGCCGTCCTCTACACGCGCGATCGTACCGACACGACCGCTCAGGTTTGGCTCGGCCTGACGGCTGGCTGCGCGGTTTGCCACGACCACAAGTTCGACCCGCTCTCGCAGCGCGAGTTCTACGCGATGTCGGCGTTCTTCAACAACACGACGCAAGCGCCGATGGACGGCAACGTGAAAGATACGCCGCCCATCGTGATGGTGCCGCTGGAAGCCGATCTGCCGCGGTGGGACGAGCTGCAGGGCCTCGTTCCCGCCGCGGAACAAGCCGTCGCCGCTCGCCGCGACGGGGCGCGGCCGGCATTCGACGAATGGCTCGCCAAGTCAAAACGCGAAGACGCCGAGTGCTGGATTCCCTCGTCCGGCCTGCACCTGCTAGCGCCGCTCAACGACGGCGGCGATGAAGTCTCCTACACGCTCGATGGCCAGAAGACTTCGGTCCCGCGCAACGCCACCGTCGAGTGGCGAGACGGTAAGACCGGCGCGAAGGCCGCTTACCTCAACCAAGGTTCCGCGCTCGAGGTAGCGAAAGCTGGCGATTTCGAAGGCGACCGCCCGTTCTCGACCGCGGCGTGGGTCAAGCTTCCCGGCAACGACGCCAGCGGGTCGATCGTCGCCCGCATGGACGACGGCAAAGACTATCGCGGCTGGGACATGTGGGTTGAAGGCCGCCGCGTGGGCGCTCACATTGTTCACAAGTGGCCCGAGAACGCGCTGAAGGCCGTCACCAGCGAAGCGTTGCCGGCAGACGTGTGGGTTCACGTCGCCGTCACCTACGACGGCAGCCGCAAAGCGAGCGGCATCCAAGTTTACGTCAACGGCGAGTTAAAGCCGACGAACGTCCAGGCCGACAGTCTGACGGAAACGATTCACACCGAAGTCCCGCTGAAGGTCGGCCAACGTCACGTCACCTCGCCGCTGTCGGGCGTGAGTATTGAAGACGTTCGCCTGTACGATCGCGCTCTTTCGCCCAGCGAAGCGACCGCCCTCGCCAATGCGTCGCTCTTCGCATCGTTGGTGGCCGCCCCGGCCGACAAGCGCGATGCCGCAAGCGCCGACGCCCTGTTCGGCTGGTGGCTTGCGAACGTCGACGACGACGGCAAACGCCTCGCCGCCGAGCGCGACGCTCTCACCCGCGAGCGAAACGACATCCAGGCCCGCGGCACGATCACCCACGTCATGCAAGAACGCGGCGAAATGGCGAAGGCCTACATTCTCAACCGCGGCGAGTACGATCAGCGGCTCGATGAAGTGCAGCCCGATACGCCGGCGTTCTTGCCCAGCTTCCCCGCCGATTTGCCGCGCAATCGGCTCGGCTTCGCCCAGTGGTTGATTCGCGCCGACCATCCGCTCACGGCGCGCGTCACGGTCAATCGATTCTGGCAAGAAGTTTTCGGCCAAGGGCTCGTCCGCTCCGTCGGCGACTTCGGCGTTTCCGGCGAGTTGCCGTCGCACCCGGAGTTGCTCGACTGGTTGGCGGTCGACTTCCGCGAATCGGGCTGGGACGTGAAGCGATTCTTCAAGCAAATGGTGATGAGCTCCGCCTACCGGCAGAGTGCGCTGACGTCACCGGAGAAATTGGAACTCGATCCCGACAACCGCCTCCTCTCGCGCGGCCCGCGGTTCCGCATGGACGCCGAAATGGTCCGCGACTACGCCCTCGCGGCGAGCGGCCTACTTTCACCGAAGATTGGCGGCCCGAGCGTGAAGCCATATCAACCGCCAGGCGTCTGGGAAGCGGTCGCGATGATCGGCTCGAACACGCGCGACTACCAACAAGATACGGGCGAAGCGCTCTATCGCCGTAGTATGTACACGTTCTGGAAGCGCTCGGCGCCGCCCGCGTCGATGGATATCTTCAACGCCCCGAATCGCGAGCACTGCACGGTCGTGCGCGAGCGCACCAACACGCCGCTGCAGGCGCTCGTCACGCTCAACGATCCACAGTACGTCGAAGCGGCTCGGCAACTGGCCCAGCGAGCGCTGCTCGAAGCGGCGCCCTCGTTCAAGCATCGATTGTCGTTTGTCGCCAGCCGGCTTCTAGCGAGGCAGTTTACGCCGGAAGAACAAACGGTCATCGAACAGAGCCTCGACCAGCTGGCCGAGTTTTACGCCGCCAACGCGGCTGAAGCGGAGCAACTGCTGAAGGTCGGCGAAACGAAAGCCGACGCCAAGGTCCCGCAGGCGGAACTTGCGGCGTGGACGATGGTCGTCAATGAACTGATGAATCTCGACGAGACTCTCAATAAGTAG
- a CDS encoding serine/threonine-protein kinase, which translates to METNASYDSIRVEADALRVVAELQTLLESDKDHSFVVERAIERFSNFSDVDHAPSIEDYSRWLTPLGESLRSSICRQLEVEGYFNRQSWFHAISEVADWPEAGDRVGAFLLMEQVGKGAHSRVFLCRQAGVGDRQVIVKFTRNSLLEADLLGRLRHPNIVPIYSASSDPQTKLAHICMPFVGRSTLCEFIEADARQDARAGDLLLSVANASRRPTDSVEVAEAAPARPRFYDKHDCVAWVGWRLALALAHAHDQGVVHGDVKPSNVLLSWDGTPLLMDFNLSGSLSHSVEAKGGTLPYMPPEQLQAVGLEFGDAAYDQRSDLFSLGILLYEALSGRLPFPLSTAPGDRRSLATELLQQQRKGFVRLLALDATIPPRLAAAVERCIAFDPLERHQSAGALADILGAAFTARGRLQRAARRRRRPLIACTIAFSALIAGSGVLYASRPSEDARLFNAGIAMMQEGRLADARISLERSLMLQADAPAVQFALGLALLRAGDALRAQECFLKVNRQQPSAVAAAYIAYCDCKLNDFSGGIPTGEIAFKLAGDCPEVMNNLALAYQLGQGRLSPEDKLLAAQEKLSRASAALPNSPSVRYNRLLLQLSLSGLSITSVSHEDAMSAIRLAEEYPLDKKLQVDAARLLSMRARVDPAMQAEAIKCLERAVEQGYRISTTTPAWLPLHSSAQFSELAINSQIAKPKQRYQRFVELAIEPASLLPVGLQ; encoded by the coding sequence ATGGAGACGAACGCATCTTACGATTCGATTCGCGTGGAGGCAGACGCCCTTCGCGTGGTCGCGGAATTGCAGACGCTGCTCGAATCGGACAAAGATCATTCGTTCGTCGTGGAACGCGCCATCGAGCGGTTCTCTAATTTCAGCGACGTCGACCATGCGCCGTCGATCGAAGATTACTCGCGGTGGCTGACTCCCTTGGGCGAGTCGCTGCGTAGCTCGATCTGCCGTCAGTTGGAAGTTGAAGGCTACTTCAATCGCCAGTCCTGGTTCCACGCGATCAGCGAAGTGGCCGACTGGCCGGAGGCGGGCGACCGCGTCGGGGCGTTCCTGCTGATGGAGCAAGTGGGCAAGGGAGCTCATTCTCGCGTCTTCCTGTGCCGTCAGGCGGGCGTCGGCGATCGGCAGGTGATCGTTAAATTCACCCGCAATAGCTTGCTGGAAGCCGACCTGCTCGGCCGGCTGCGGCATCCGAATATCGTGCCGATTTACTCGGCGTCGTCAGACCCCCAGACGAAATTGGCGCACATTTGCATGCCATTCGTAGGGCGAAGCACGTTGTGTGAGTTTATCGAGGCCGATGCTCGCCAAGATGCGCGTGCCGGCGATCTGCTATTATCCGTCGCCAATGCGTCCCGCCGTCCCACTGACTCCGTAGAAGTTGCAGAAGCTGCACCCGCTCGGCCGCGTTTTTATGACAAGCACGATTGCGTCGCGTGGGTCGGCTGGCGGCTGGCGTTGGCGCTCGCTCACGCGCATGACCAGGGGGTCGTGCATGGCGACGTGAAGCCTTCGAACGTCTTGCTGTCATGGGACGGCACGCCGCTGCTCATGGACTTTAATCTGAGCGGCAGTTTGTCCCACTCCGTCGAGGCGAAAGGGGGAACGCTCCCTTACATGCCGCCCGAGCAGTTGCAGGCGGTGGGCCTTGAGTTTGGCGACGCCGCCTACGACCAGCGCTCCGATCTCTTTTCGCTTGGCATTTTGTTGTACGAAGCATTGAGCGGACGGTTGCCGTTTCCATTGTCGACGGCGCCAGGCGATCGGCGCAGCCTAGCGACTGAATTGTTGCAGCAACAGCGAAAAGGATTTGTACGATTGCTTGCCTTGGACGCTACGATCCCCCCTCGGTTGGCCGCCGCCGTCGAGCGTTGCATTGCGTTCGATCCCCTGGAGCGACATCAGTCGGCCGGAGCGCTCGCAGATATTCTGGGCGCTGCGTTCACGGCGCGAGGCAGGCTCCAGCGCGCCGCCCGCCGCCGCCGCCGTCCGCTGATCGCCTGCACGATTGCTTTCTCGGCATTGATCGCAGGATCTGGAGTGCTCTACGCATCCCGCCCGTCGGAAGACGCGCGGCTGTTCAATGCAGGGATTGCAATGATGCAGGAGGGCCGGTTAGCCGACGCTAGAATTTCGTTGGAACGCAGCCTGATGCTTCAAGCCGACGCCCCAGCAGTGCAATTTGCACTTGGCTTGGCTTTGTTGCGAGCGGGCGACGCGTTGCGAGCGCAGGAATGCTTCTTGAAGGTCAATCGTCAGCAGCCTTCCGCCGTCGCGGCGGCCTACATCGCGTACTGCGATTGCAAACTCAATGATTTCTCAGGCGGCATTCCTACTGGGGAGATAGCGTTCAAATTGGCGGGCGATTGTCCTGAGGTGATGAATAATCTCGCGCTGGCGTATCAACTCGGACAAGGCCGGCTTAGTCCGGAAGATAAACTGCTCGCCGCTCAAGAGAAATTGTCGCGCGCAAGCGCTGCGCTGCCTAACTCTCCCTCGGTTCGTTACAACAGGCTCTTGCTGCAACTGAGCCTCTCTGGACTTTCCATAACCAGCGTTTCGCATGAAGACGCAATGTCTGCGATTCGATTGGCGGAGGAGTATCCGCTCGACAAAAAACTGCAGGTCGACGCGGCTCGACTCTTGAGCATGCGAGCTCGCGTCGATCCCGCCATGCAAGCCGAGGCGATTAAGTGTCTGGAACGGGCTGTCGAGCAGGGATACCGCATTTCGACGACCACGCCGGCGTGGCTGCCTTTGCATTCGTCTGCTCAATTTTCGGAGTTGGCGATCAATTCGCAAATCGCCAAACCGAAGCAGCGTTACCAGCGTTTCGTGGAGCTTGCTATCGAACCGGCATCGTTGTTGCCGGTCGGCCTTCAGTAA
- a CDS encoding RNA polymerase sigma factor has product MAYDTDPSSTTDSFEELMREAARGSEEAVWLLLERYSKNILRVVRRHLPSELRSKVDSTDIVQSVWKSLIRKGAKFDDASTPEKLVAYLAGMAKYKVYETHRHYTTTKAFDLGREQSLSQPDAGNTAAANSRPDVDLHDARAQEPLEIISTRENWQRAINNSGDRGRRIVELRLQGLTYEEVAGRLNISVSTVRRALDSLLESLSS; this is encoded by the coding sequence ATGGCATATGACACCGATCCATCGTCGACGACAGATTCCTTCGAGGAATTGATGCGCGAAGCAGCGCGCGGCTCGGAAGAGGCCGTGTGGCTGCTGCTTGAGCGATACTCGAAGAATATTTTGCGCGTCGTGCGCCGCCATTTGCCCTCTGAGTTGCGCTCGAAGGTCGATTCCACCGACATCGTGCAATCGGTTTGGAAGTCGCTGATTCGCAAAGGAGCCAAGTTCGACGATGCGTCGACGCCGGAGAAGCTGGTCGCTTATTTAGCCGGAATGGCTAAATATAAGGTGTATGAGACCCACCGCCACTATACGACGACGAAGGCGTTCGACTTAGGTCGAGAGCAGTCGCTCTCGCAACCGGACGCCGGCAATACAGCCGCGGCCAACAGTCGGCCAGACGTCGACTTGCACGATGCGCGCGCTCAGGAGCCGCTTGAAATCATCAGCACGCGCGAGAATTGGCAACGAGCGATTAATAACTCAGGCGATCGCGGGCGGCGAATCGTCGAACTGCGATTGCAAGGTTTAACGTACGAAGAAGTCGCGGGACGATTAAACATTAGCGTCAGCACGGTTCGGCGAGCACTCGATTCGCTCCTCGAATCACTTTCAAGCTAG
- a CDS encoding dockerin type I repeat-containing protein gives MRSWLRGACAHTATPRLRFESLEQRLALTGAPTVVDFEVGSTAWSSGFVEYLSDSHLGDGGYSVPVGSSSQMASLPWTNIDKLIFQFSEDVQILSSNLSLTGIGVAHVSVEKFEYDQLSLTATWTLSAALPKNGYRVELDGDGLLPVRDRNDNALDGEWTTSSSIYSSGNGVNGGDFAFEFRVLPGDVDQNGVVNSTDYSAATAGSGLTTASSGYAPLTDVDGSGSISAGDASLINAHLSQSHASGTPVGASDDAPSSKGWRAVNINANAADAAFDLWGDFADAETADSAITYTITSTSNGSIWSSQSINTVTGVLHMTPALNATGLSTIIVTATDSAGQTTFMKYVVDLGGVNQGPYVSFSSQLSVRDDDKVTITGLVTDDGDVEGLYVYFAGAISGKAYVNADGIFQFTIVLHEEDSDWAYAIVTDYFGSESNEYERWVGSL, from the coding sequence ATGAGAAGTTGGCTGAGGGGCGCGTGCGCGCACACTGCGACGCCGCGACTGCGATTTGAATCGCTCGAACAGCGGTTGGCGCTTACAGGCGCTCCGACGGTCGTTGATTTCGAGGTTGGCAGCACTGCTTGGAGTTCGGGGTTCGTTGAGTATCTGAGCGATAGCCATTTAGGCGATGGCGGATACAGCGTGCCGGTTGGTTCATCGTCGCAGATGGCGTCGTTGCCGTGGACGAACATCGACAAGCTCATCTTCCAATTCAGCGAAGACGTGCAAATCCTCTCCAGCAATTTGTCGTTGACCGGCATTGGAGTCGCGCACGTCAGCGTCGAGAAGTTTGAGTACGACCAGCTAAGCTTGACCGCGACATGGACCCTCAGCGCCGCACTGCCGAAGAACGGCTACCGTGTGGAACTCGACGGCGACGGGTTACTGCCGGTTCGAGATCGTAACGACAACGCCTTAGACGGCGAGTGGACGACGTCGAGCAGCATTTATTCGTCCGGGAACGGCGTGAACGGCGGGGATTTCGCCTTCGAGTTTCGCGTCCTGCCAGGCGACGTCGATCAGAACGGCGTCGTCAATTCGACGGATTATTCGGCAGCGACCGCCGGCAGCGGGCTCACGACCGCCTCCAGCGGTTACGCTCCACTAACGGACGTCGATGGCAGCGGCAGCATCTCCGCAGGCGATGCGAGCCTGATCAACGCTCACTTGTCTCAGAGCCACGCCAGCGGGACGCCGGTGGGCGCTTCCGACGACGCCCCGTCGTCGAAGGGCTGGCGGGCGGTGAACATCAACGCCAATGCCGCTGACGCTGCGTTCGATTTGTGGGGCGATTTCGCCGATGCGGAGACAGCCGATAGCGCCATCACCTACACAATTACGTCGACTTCGAACGGATCAATCTGGTCGAGCCAGTCAATTAATACCGTGACGGGCGTGCTTCACATGACTCCCGCCCTTAACGCCACGGGATTGAGCACCATTATCGTCACTGCGACTGATTCCGCGGGGCAGACGACATTCATGAAGTATGTCGTCGATCTTGGAGGCGTGAATCAGGGTCCATACGTCAGTTTCAGTTCGCAGCTCAGCGTACGAGATGACGACAAGGTAACCATCACGGGATTGGTGACGGACGACGGAGACGTCGAGGGACTGTACGTGTACTTTGCCGGTGCAATTTCAGGCAAGGCGTATGTGAATGCAGACGGAATATTCCAATTCACGATCGTCCTCCACGAAGAGGACTCGGATTGGGCATATGCCATCGTCACTGATTACTTCGGATCTGAAAGCAATGAGTATGAAAGATGGGTCGGATCGCTCTGA